The sequence ATACGGCGCTCGTTTGTCGAGTTCCTAAGGATTTTAAGATTAATTTGGCACCCTTCGACCGAATTCCACATGGTACCCGGATGATACGACGTTCTTCTACCAAGTTCCTGAGACTTTTAAAATTAATTCGATGCCCTTCGATTGAATTCCACATTGTACAGAAATGATACGACACTCTTATGTCGAGTTCCTTAGACTTTAAGAATAATTCAACGCTCTTCTGCCAAATTCCACATGGTACAGGAATGATACAATGCTCTTTTGCCGAGTTCTTAAGACTTTTAAGATTAATTCGGTGCCCTTCGGCCGAATTCCACATTGTACAGGAATTATACGGCACTCTTATGCCGAGTTCTTGAGACTTTTAAGATTAATTCAGCGCCCTTTAGCCGAATTCCACATGGTACAGAAATGATATGGTACTCTTCTGCCGAGTTCCTGAGACTTTAAGATTAATTTGGCGCCCTTCGGCCGAATTCCAAAAGTACACCTAATGTTGAAGTGGTCTTCTTCAATGTCAGACGGGCAACTTTAAAGCGGGGCGACTTCGGTTGGCTCTATAAAAGCTCACTGGAGGCTGGGCAATGTTACCGGGGGCTGGGGAGCCTTGCCTAAGGTTGGGCGGCACCACCAGTAGCCTGGTGGCTCCGCCAGTGCTTTTGCGGACCCGCCCAAGCTCGATTGGTGCCACCCAAGCCCAGacttggtctataaatagagggcttccccccctcccttctGAGACCGAATTTGATGCTTAGCTCTGCCGATTTTTTGCCAGAATCTCCCTAAAATACTTTTTTGTTCTATTTCATTTACTTCCAAAATGGCTTTGTGGATATCTGGGCATAATTACCAGATTCGGATGGGTTTTAACGGCGTTGATGAGAAAGTCGATTGGTATTCAGGGTCCAGTCTAAAGGACTCTAGACGTCATATGTGTTGCGACTCCTTATTGGAGGCCAcccaccaaatttgcttcaaAATACCAGCCACGTCCATATCCATAATTTTCTTTACCCTGAATTCCCTTTCAGTCTTAGGTTTACAGATCGATTCCCAGGCAATGTAGTGGATTTTCCTTTCCATTTTGTGCCCCATCAAAAGAAAACGAGAGAACATAGATTCTAGCTTCGTCATAACTGTTCTAAGAAGTCCAAAGAGCCCTGACCAATAATGTAACCACCTTGTAGTACAGAGGAGATAAGCTGGAGGCACAGAGAAGTTTAGATTTTCATCCTTCCAATCTTCCTCTAATCGTGTCAAAGAGGGGAGTACAatcaaaattcttcaatttcCCTAAGATCAAAGGCACCCCAAGGTATCTAATAGGCAGCGGAGTATCTATAAACCCTGTCAACCTCACCAACGGGTCTCTAATGAGAGGAGCCACACCCCCAACAATAATAGTTGATTTGGAATGGTTCAACTGAAGACCAAACAAGTTGGAAAATGAAGTTAGTGTCTCCATCACTATAGAAACTGATAAACATTATGCTTTTACAGAAATCATTAGATCATCTGTAAATACCAAATGAGATAGAAACATAGGTCTGCATTGAGTCAATAATTGAATTCTTTGAGCATCAACTAAACCTCCAAGCATATGAGAGAAACCTTCAATAGCAAGAGCAAAGAGCTAGGGAGACATTGGGTCTCCTTGATGAATACCTCTCCCTCCTGCAAAGTACCCAACAGGACTTCCACTAACCAATACTGAGAATCTAGTCGAAACAATATATTGCTTCACCCAGTCAATGAATTTCTCTAGGAATCCCATAGTAGCCATGCAGTAAAACAAGTAATTCCAGTTTAAGAAGTCGAATGCCTTATGAAAATCAATCTATAAAATGGCATAGGGggacaagtttttttttagtcAACCCcctaaccacatcatgacaaacTAAGATGCTGTAAACAATGGATCTATCTCCGATAAAGATTGATTGGTTCAGGGAAACTAGATGACCAACTACAGCCTGAATGCTATTggcaataatttttttaatgaatttgtaAAGTAGATTGCAAAGAGTTATAGGCCTATAGCTATTGAATACCACTAACTGATCAGACTTTCGAATAAGGCaaataaaatttgaattcaTTGACCAAGGCATCAAGGATGTGGAGAAGAACCATTGGACTGCTGCAATGAGGTCCAAACCAATGATGTCCCATGAgcttttgaagaagaaagcaTTGAATCCATTAGTCCCAAGAGCTTTGTTATCCTTACATGAAAAGACAATATTCTTGATCTCATCTGCTAAAACTTCAGCCACCAGAATACTCCTATGGGAATCATCCAGGGTACGAGACCAAGACAAGATGTTAGGAATTAGGGCCCCTCCTCGTTGCTTTGACGAAATAGCCTAGAAAAGTATTTGACTGCCTCTGCTTTGATCTGATTGGGATTGCAGGTGGATGTGCCATCTTCCTTAACGACTACTAGAATATGATTGACATCATGCCTGCAACTAACCGCCTTGtgaaaaaacccatttttccCATCATCTAACTTCAACTAGTTTTTTCTTGCCTTTTGCTTTAggagctcctcctcctcctcccataGGGCAGCCACATTGattgattttgtttctttctcttaaaTTTCCATGATATCGTTCCCCGGATCAAGAGTGAGAGCCCTTTGAATCGATAAGAGAATGGACTCTGCTGATTTGACTCTCTcaaaaacattttcaaaagCTAACTTGTTCCAAGCCTTCAATCTCCTCTTTACATTCTTTAATCTGAACGCCAAGCAAGAGAGAGGGTTCATCCCAGTTGGAACAGTCTCTCTCCACCCTTGGAGCACAACTTCATTGAAATAAGTCCTAGAAACCCAAGAGTTGAAGAATTTGAAGGGCTTTGGGCCAAAATTGTTGTCACCTAAAATGGTCAACCTATTAGGAAATAACAACACAACAAAATGGTGAtttgcaaaagaagaagagaaagagaaaacacacacacaagatGATGATTTACGttgttcacccccaagaaggtaggctacatccaTGATAGAGTGATAGATCCAGATCCACTATTTTtgtgaagaaaatacaaaacctctctcacacactcacaTCTCGCAAAGTGATAACAACTATATATAGTAACAATATAGAGAAAACCCTAAGCCCacgaaagtacaaaactgcctcCAGAagcccacccggtttggttcaagtTCCGAACCAACATAGGGCGAATaatatatcaaatcgaagatcttgACGAGCACTTTTTGGCTTTTTACGTGCGTTTTGAAGGCGAAACAATCCACCGAAGAATCAACAGTATTTTCTGGATTAAAACgcagatcaggcttcaccaataacatagcatAATAGGGTTGTGGTCCAAAATTCCTGGAGATAAAAGTTCAGCTTCAGAGCTTCTTAGTTGATCCAACCAATGAGTGTTGATTAGAACTCTATCAAGCTTGCACATAATCCTTCTAGGACTTATTTGACCATTGCACCAAGTATAAAAATTCTCTTTCCCCATGATATCAAGAAGTCTGGCATCGAAGATCAATCTATTAAATTCATTCACCGCAAGCTGAGCAATTCCATCACCTCTATTTTTCTCATCATGGTTCCTCACTACGTTGAAATCTCcaaacactgcccaaggaccAGCCATGGTACTAGATATAGCATTCAAATCATTCCATAATTCACTATGGTTATCTGCACTATTGGAGCCATATAATGCTATACAATGCATCCTAATCGACATACCTTGGATGGCCACAGCCATATGGATGAGCTGAGGCGAAGTCTTGAGAATATCTACCTTGAAGGAAGATGAATCCCACCCGACCCAAATCCGCATAGGAGAGTGAGGGCTGCAATTATGGGCACAATCCCACTTGTGAGCAACTGGCTTGAAGATACTGTCTTTGCTGTCTTCTTTCACTTTGGTTTCCAAGAGAACGCAAAACTTTGCAGAAGAATTTCTAATCAAGTCTTTTATCACTCTTTGTTTTCCAGGGGCATTGAAGCCTCTGATGTTCCAACACAAAAGCTTCATTGGGTTATCTTTGCAATTGGTGACGAACAATTCCTCTTTATtgaattttccttcaccaatgGTGATGTGTTGCTATGATTAACGGACTCTAGGTTCTTTGTTAACTCCCACCCCCAATTGTTGTTGGTCTATAATACCCTTTTCTAGTTCAATAAGAAGTTCAGATAGAGTTGAAGAGAAGctgtctttttgtttttttttttttttggatgccTTGAATGAAACATTATGATTTTAGAAATCATCAATCATTTGTTGGTCTGGCAATTGtttttatacatatatatatatatatatatatatatatacaaaccacacaccaatcccacatatatatatatatatatatatatttggttcAATTGTTTTATTGTTATGGTAAAGAACAATTCTTCTTTATTGAATTTTCCAAAGATGGTATACACTGCCGTGtctccaaccattggataggtGAGAGAGGGGATGTGTAATTACACTTCTGCCTCCCATCCCCATTCAACGATACAAAAACTGGGTCCCTGTGTTATAAAGAACTAACTATTTGGTTAAGACATTAGAatgaacaaatttttttggtagaagaatgaacaaattaaCACCTACACAAAGGTGGCACAACATCATGGTTGAAATgatccatttttttattatcggttccatttttttggtaaaccatttATTATCGGTTCATGAAATAATAAAGGTACATAGATTGAGGCAAATAAATAAGGCATAGAGTAGATAGAGTAGATAGTAGAGGATGAATAATCGATCATGCACCCTATTGCTTGAGataattcttcttctctgcttcgTTCATAAAAGAGGTGAGAGGGAAGGACTTGCCGACACCCATGGGTGTCTTGAAGGTGATCTTGTTCCCATCCATGCACATCTCTACTATGGGAACCCACATCATCAACTGCTTGCTCTTCACACcagtcatcttcttcatcctccccTTCTCCACGTACGCCGTCGTCTCAGCAGCATAACTTGCCTTGGTATTGGTTGCCACATTGAAATGCTCGTACGCGGCCTTGCATTTCCACCATACGAAACCTGTGGCTCTCACTCTCCCACATTCTTCTAGTTCTCCGGTAGGAAGGACACCACTAGGGAATCCTAACTCTTTTATCAGTTCCTCTGAAAATCGATCACAAGCTTCTTTTCCACGCACGATTTCAGCTCCTgctctctcatcttctttgctAGACATGGTTGAGATCGATAGACTTAAGAGAATGGAGAAGGAACTCTTCACTAATTGCTGTTAAAAGAGTAATATTGTGATGAAGTCTGAGCATCGATACAGTCTATTTATAAGATTACAAAAATGTTGACCTGACGGTGACCATCTGTAAAATGATCTCACCCTTCAATTATTTTATTTGCTTTCTTCTCACACCTTATTTTACCAAGTCTTTGGTATGAGAGAATTG comes from Telopea speciosissima isolate NSW1024214 ecotype Mountain lineage unplaced genomic scaffold, Tspe_v1 Tspe_v1.0041, whole genome shotgun sequence and encodes:
- the LOC122647395 gene encoding uncharacterized protein LOC122647395, with the protein product MSSKEDERAGAEIVRGKEACDRFSEELIKELGFPSGVLPTGELEECGRVRATGFVWWKCKAAYEHFNVATNTKASYAAETTAYVEKGRMKKMTGVKSKQLMMWVPIVEMCMDGNKITFKTPMGVGKSFPLTSFMNEAEKKNYLKQ